The Streptomyces sp. NBC_01775 genome includes a region encoding these proteins:
- a CDS encoding dihydrodipicolinate synthase family protein, which produces MKDIQLGGMISTVVTPFDANDEVDFDLLRGEVKYLLEQGVTAICACGSTGEGQTLSLEESAAICATVVEEVAGRVPVIGGVIQNSTAQAKRYSLALKEAGVDALQVTPVHYVFAPAPEETVAHYREIGEATDLPIVLYNVVPWALVPVDTIELLRDVPQVVAIKQSGGDIHLLADLLHRMRDRFTVLAALDDLHYPAFVMGAHGALAAIPTVTPRLSVELWDAVQAGDHAKALSLHERILTVWRAIDAPNLPATLKAALELQGRSPGLPRRPFKPAGEAERERIKAALRTANLID; this is translated from the coding sequence GTGAAGGACATCCAGCTCGGCGGGATGATTTCCACCGTCGTCACGCCGTTCGACGCGAACGACGAGGTCGACTTCGACCTGCTGCGCGGCGAGGTCAAGTACCTCCTCGAACAGGGAGTGACGGCGATCTGCGCCTGTGGCAGCACCGGCGAGGGCCAGACCCTCTCCCTGGAGGAGAGCGCCGCGATCTGCGCCACCGTCGTCGAGGAGGTCGCCGGGCGCGTCCCGGTGATCGGCGGCGTCATCCAGAACTCCACCGCCCAGGCCAAGCGCTACTCGCTCGCGCTGAAGGAGGCCGGTGTCGACGCCCTCCAGGTCACGCCCGTGCACTACGTCTTCGCACCCGCGCCGGAGGAGACCGTCGCGCACTACCGCGAGATAGGCGAGGCCACGGATCTGCCGATCGTGCTCTACAACGTGGTGCCGTGGGCGCTGGTCCCGGTGGACACCATCGAGCTGCTGCGCGACGTGCCGCAGGTCGTCGCCATCAAGCAGTCCGGCGGTGACATCCATCTGCTCGCCGACCTGCTGCACCGCATGCGCGACCGGTTCACCGTGCTCGCCGCGCTCGACGACCTGCACTACCCGGCATTCGTCATGGGCGCCCACGGCGCGCTGGCCGCCATCCCGACCGTCACCCCGCGCCTCAGCGTCGAGTTGTGGGACGCCGTCCAGGCCGGCGACCACGCGAAGGCGCTCTCCTTGCACGAGCGGATCCTCACGGTCTGGCGCGCCATCGACGCGCCCAACCTGCCCGCGACGCTGAAGGCCGCACTGGAACTCCAGGGCCGCTCCCCCGGCCTGCCGCGCCGCCCCTTCAAGCCCGCCGGTGAAGCCGAACGCGAGCGCATCAAGGCGGCCCTGCGAACGGCTAATCTGATCGATTAG
- a CDS encoding GntR family transcriptional regulator has protein sequence MATPSAPNRRGATSLAVEPISEQLYSILCERITSGDYAPGSRLDPQSIAKEFGVSRTPVRDTLVRLEHDRLVETRPRSGTFVTRPSRQDVHEVCQLRKGLEWLATGVAAAEMPLEQIADLRDEAVSALRSAEQGDYEPFFASDTRIHNEITASTGNSRLITARGSVEPFVHWLRVLGATGPHRLAGSTQRHLEILDAMAVRDVAAAQEAAAVHLAEVEEWTLADMASHDIVT, from the coding sequence ATGGCCACCCCCTCTGCCCCTAACCGTCGCGGCGCCACCTCGCTGGCCGTGGAACCGATCTCCGAGCAGCTCTACTCGATCCTGTGCGAGCGGATCACCAGCGGTGACTACGCTCCCGGGTCACGGCTCGATCCGCAGTCCATCGCGAAGGAGTTCGGCGTCTCCCGCACTCCGGTGCGTGACACGCTGGTGCGCCTGGAACACGACCGGCTCGTCGAGACCCGTCCGCGATCGGGCACTTTCGTCACCCGGCCGTCCCGTCAGGACGTCCACGAGGTGTGCCAGCTGCGCAAGGGGCTGGAGTGGCTCGCCACGGGGGTCGCAGCAGCGGAGATGCCGCTGGAGCAGATCGCCGACCTGCGCGACGAGGCCGTCTCCGCGCTGCGCTCCGCCGAACAGGGCGACTACGAACCGTTCTTCGCGAGCGACACGCGTATCCACAACGAGATCACCGCGAGTACCGGCAACAGCCGGCTGATCACCGCCCGCGGGTCGGTCGAGCCCTTCGTCCACTGGCTGCGCGTCCTGGGCGCCACCGGCCCGCACCGGCTCGCGGGATCCACCCAGCGGCACCTGGAAATCCTGGACGCCATGGCGGTCCGTGACGTCGCCGCCGCCCAGGAGGCAGCCGCCGTCCATCTCGCCGAAGTCGAGGAGTGGACGCTGGCCGACATGGCCTCCCACGACATCGTCACCTGA